The following are encoded in a window of Scleropages formosus chromosome 7, fSclFor1.1, whole genome shotgun sequence genomic DNA:
- the cetp gene encoding cholesteryl ester transfer protein, with product MSQTAIRPQRAEPYVLYPPSPLGLSAHRRARSAEADGRTVDLRNRWKTGNKRVELGRLCKQGIMELPVLFLLLGLTRVSRSCLDPISAYRFTGAVCRLTYPAALVLNEKTAKVIEAAFQHARYPDMKGEKSLLFVGKVHYNLNNLEIHDLLIGGSEVELRANDRIAISISNVSATFRGTMQYGYGSWLIDFGHSVDFEIESHIDLVVNPKLYCGKDKVAADTSDCYLTFHKLQLILHGDREPGWLKKVFTDFVTFTVKVVIKSQICKEINKLADTLADFIQRRAERFLSDGDIGVDVSVVAAPTLTSNYIESYHKGLTRYNNTSAVIEASAFNPAQLTEDRMIYFWLSDELLDPLVKAAHLDGRFVRSIGGQELADVFEGDLSASRPAFLTELLSSETPLLKTWSVSVPRLRTTPAGTSVRGVAAVELTAPSSDLSLYFEADVEVIVKASYADKRLTLNAALSSISALNGSLSPAALQLEDAHTEYLREAVEKIGVPKVTSYLERGITTLMNKQGLDLFEIINPIVLPGEGYVIVQLDFGFPQHLLVDFLKKTLESQQL from the exons ATGTCGCAAACTGCAATCCGCCCCCAGCGAGCAGAGCCCTATGTGCTATATCCTCCCAGCCCCCTCGGTCTCTCTGCACACAGGCGGGCTCGCTCGGCGGAGGCAGACGGAAGAACTGTCGACCTCCGGAACCGCTGGAAGACGGGAAACAAGAGGGTAGAATTGGGCAGGCTCTGCAAGCAAGGCATCATGGAGCTCCCAGTCTTATTCCTGCTCCTTGGCCTCACTAGGGTGTCCCGGTCCTGCCTGGACCCAATTTCGGCCTACAGGTTCACGGGGGCCGTGTGCCGGCTCACCTACCCCGCTGCGCTGGTTT TGAACGAGAAGACGGCGAAGGTGATCGAGGCTGCCTTCCAGCACGCCCGATACCCTGACATGAAAGGGGAGAAGTCGCTCCTGTTCGTCGGGAAGGTGCATTACAACCTTAACAA TCTGGAGATCCACGACCTGTTGATCGGAGGCAGCGAGGTGGAACTGCGGGCGAACGACCGCATCGCCATCTCCATCTCCAATGTTTCAGCCACCTTCCGGGGAACCATGCAGTACGGATACGGGAGCTGGCT CATCGACTTTGGACATTCAGTGGATTTTGAGATTGAATCCCACATCGATCTGGTCGTCAACCCCAAACTCT ACTGCGGGAAGGACAAAGTGGCTGCGGACACCTCCGACTGCTACCTCACCTTCCACAAACTGCAGCTCATCCTGCACGGGGACCGAGA GCCCGGCTGGCTGAAAAAGGTCTTCACGGACTTTGTCACATTCACGGTGAAGGTGGTCATCAAGAGCCAG ATCTGCAAAGAAATCAACAAGCTGGCGGACACACTTGCTGATTTCATACAACGGCGAGCAG AGCGGTTCCTGAGCGACGGCGATATAGGGGTGGACGTCTCAGTCGTTGCGGCTCCTACCCTCACCTCTAACTACATCGAGTCTTACCACAAG GGCCTGACACGCTACAACAACACGAGTGCGGTCATCGAGGCCTCCGCGTTCAACCCCGCCCAGCTGACCGAAGACCGCATGATCTACTTCTGGTTGTCGGACGAGCTTCTGGACCCGCTGGTGAAGGCCGCGCACCTCGACGGACGCTTCGTTCGGAGCATCGGGGGACAGGAGCTCGCG GATGTTTTCGAGGGGGACCTTTCCGCATCCAGGCCAGCCTTCCTGACCGAG CTCCTGTCCTCTGAGACCCCGCTGCTCAAGACGTGGAGCGTGTCCGTGCCCCGTCTACGGACGACCCCTGCGGGCACCTCCGTGAGGGGGGTGGCGGCAGTGGAGCTGACTGCTCCCTCCAGCGATCTCAGCCTCTACTTCGAAGCA GATGTGGAGGTCATAGTGAAAGCCTCCTACGCTGACAAAAGACTGACCCTCAACGCAGCCCTGTCCTC TATTTCAGCTCTCAACGGGTCCTTGTCTCCAGCAGCCCTGCAG CTGGAGGACGCCCACACGGAATACTTAAGAGAGGCTGTTGAGAAGATAGGAGTGCCAAAAGTCACGTCCT ATCTTGAGCGCGGGATAACCACCCTGATGAACAAACAAGGACTGGACCTGTTTGAAATCATCAACCCAATAGTGTTGCCAGGAGAG gGTTATGTAATAGTGCAGCTGGACTTTGGATTTCCTCAACATTTGCTCGTTGATTTCCTTAAGAAGACCCTCGAGTCACAGCAACTGTAg